The window TCGGCACACACTGCGTCTTCGGCATCTTCCTTCAATTCGGCAAGGTAGCGGCTGAGGGCATTTTCTAAGATGGTATCTTTTGCCACTCTGGTCATTTGGGCTGCTTGTTCCAATTCTTGATACAGTTTATTTGTCATGGTCATTGTAGGCATAGCTTCCTCCTAAAAATAAACGATGTTTCATCAGGCGACAGCCTGATGAAACTCGAAGTTGAAGCGAGAGGCACTATTTGAGCCGTGAGCTTCAACCGTCCCCCTGTTTTTCATTATATCACAGATTAAATGACTTTAAAAGGGAGTGATGTAAACCGTGCAGAACGCACGCATTTTTTATTGATGATAATGTGTACCGCACTGAACAATATATAATTTATTATCTTCAACTTTATATACAAGTCGATTTGCCGCATCTATTCTTCTGCTCCAATACCCTGATAATTCATGCTTTAATGGTTCAGGTTGTCCTTTTCCCTTATCAATGCCATTTCTTTCAATATCTTTAATTAAATCATGTGTACTTTTTATCAATTTTTGCTGATGTTTATCAAAAAGGCGGCAATAATCTTTCCATGCAATATCAGACCAAACTTTTACCATCAGTCAGTTTCCTTCAGTTCATGAATTTGACATTTTCCGGTTTCAATCTGATGTATACTTTTACGCAAATATTTCATATTTTCTTCCGAATAAATATACGGATCCTCGGATGCTTTCAGTGCAAAGGGCAGGCCA of the Treponema denticola ATCC 35405 genome contains:
- a CDS encoding type II toxin-antitoxin system RelB/DinJ family antitoxin gives rise to the protein MTTISAKITQNDKISFERICDSMGINISSAINSFVKATIRENGLPFALKASEDPYIYSEENMKYLRKSIHQIETGKCQIHELKETD
- a CDS encoding ribbon-helix-helix domain-containing protein; the protein is MPTMTMTNKLYQELEQAAQMTRVAKDTILENALSRYLAELKEDAEDAVCAEKAWNDFEKSGKKTYTIAEMRHELGL
- a CDS encoding Txe/YoeB family addiction module toxin, giving the protein MVKVWSDIAWKDYCRLFDKHQQKLIKSTHDLIKDIERNGIDKGKGQPEPLKHELSGYWSRRIDAANRLVYKVEDNKLYIVQCGTHYHQ